One window from the genome of Populus alba chromosome 15, ASM523922v2, whole genome shotgun sequence encodes:
- the LOC118057507 gene encoding protein CELLULOSE SYNTHASE INTERACTIVE 2, protein MTIPENDPITLSNNLLHSLLDQQIPLIQSFKGKWSLIKSKLADLQAQLTDFSEFQTSITNPLALDLLHSVSQTLNDALLLAEKCLDTNLTEGKLKTQSDIDSILAKLNQNVRDCEILIKSGVLQDGILSGSGPKRELVRAEFRNLITRLQIGSTESKNAAMDTVLSLIEEDDKNVLIAVAQGIVPVLARLLDCNSCFDIKEKSVAAISRISMVDSSKHVLIAEGLLLLNQLIRILESGSWFAKEKACVALQALSFSRENARAIGSRGGICSLLEICQAGTPSSQGLASGVLRNLAVFEEIRENFIEENAVFVLIGLAASGTALAQENAIGCLCNLVKEDENLKLLIVKEGVVECLRNFWDSCPPARSLEVAVELLRELASNQAIAEGLVSDGFVVRLVAVLSCGVLGVRVAAARAIFELGFIMKTRKLIGELGCISPLIKMLDCKAVEEKEAAAKALSLLVLHAGNRRIFRKTEGGIVSTVQLLDPLIQNLDKKYPVSILASLLNSKKCRKQMIAAGASGHLKKLMEMDVEGSKKLLDGLGRGKIWGVFARP, encoded by the coding sequence ATGACAATACCAGAAAATGACCCAATAACTCTGTCAAACAACCTCTTACACTCCCTTTTAGACCAACAAATCCCATTAATACAATCTTTCAAAGGGAAATGGAGTTTAATAAAATCCAAACTTGCTGATCTCCAAGCCCAACTCACTGATTTTTCCGAGTTCCAAACCTCAATCACTAACCCACTCGCTCTTGATCTCCTTCACTCTGTTTCGCAAACTCTAAATGATGCTCTCCTTTTAGCTGAAAAATGTCTAGATACAAACTTGACGGAAGGGAAGCTTAAGACTCAAAGTGATATTGATTCAATTTTAGCTAAATTGAATCAAAATGTGAGAGATTGTGAGATTTTGATCAAAAGTGGGGTTCTTCAAGATGGAATTTTATCTGGGTCTGGCCCAAAAAGAGAGCTTGTTAGAGCTGAGTTTAGGAATTTAATAACTCGGTTGCAAATAGGGAGTACTGAGTCGAAGAACGCGGCTATGGACACGGTTTTGAGTTTGATTGAGGAGGATGATAAAAATGTATTGATTGCTGTTGCACAAGGTATTGTGCCTGTTCTTGCTAGATTACTTGATTGTAATagttgttttgatattaaagagAAGAGCGTAGCCGCAATTTCAAGAATTTCAATGGTGGATAGTAGTAAACATGTTTTGATAGCAGAAGGGTTGTTGCTTTTGAATCAATTGATTAGGATTCTTGAATCAGGAAGTTGGTTTGCCAAAGAAAAAGCTTGTGTTGCACTTCAAGCTTTAAGCTTTTCGAGAGAGAATGCAAGGGCAATTGGGTCTAGAGGTGGGATTTGTTCATTGTTAGAGATTTGTCAAGCTGGAACACCTAGTTCACAGGGTCTTGCAAGTGGGGTTTTGAGGAATTTGGCCGTGTTTGAAGAGATTAGAGAGAATTTTATAGAAGAGAATGCCGTTTTTGTTCTTATTGGGCTTGCAGCTTCTGGAACTGCATTAGCGCAAGAAAATGCAATCGGTTGTTTGTGTAATTTGGTTAAGGAAGATGAAAATTTGAAGCTTTTGATTGTTAAGGAAGGGGTTGTTGAGTGTTTGAGGAATTTTTGGGATTCATGTCCTCCGGCAAGGAGTCTTGAAGTTGCTGTTGAGTTGTTAAGGGAGTTGGCTTCCAACCAAGCTATTGCTGAAGGGCTTGTTTCTGATGGGTTTGTTGTTAGGCTTGTGGCGGTGTTGAGTTGTGGGGTTCTGGGTGTGAGAGTTGCAGCTGCCAGAGCTATTTTTGAGCTTGGTTTTATTATGAAAACTAGGAAACTAATTGGTGAATTGGGGTGCATTAGTCCATTGATTAAAATGTTGGATTGTAAGGCTGTTGAAGAAAAGGAGGCAGCAGCAAAAGCATTGTCATTGCTTGTGTTGCATGCTGGTAATAGGAGGATTTTCAGAAAGACTGAGGGAGGAATAGTGAGTACAGTTCAGCTATTGGATCCTTTGATACAGAATTTGGATAAGAAATACCCTGTTTCTATATTGGCCTCTCTTTTAAATTCTAAGAAGTGTAGGAAACAAATGATTGCTGCTGGTGCTAGTGGGCACTTGAAGAAACTTATGGAGATGGATGTTGAAGGATCTAAGAAGCTCTTGGATGGTCTGGGGCGGGGTAAGATTTGGGGTGTTTTTGCCAGGCCGTAG